From Chryseobacterium salivictor, a single genomic window includes:
- a CDS encoding type II toxin-antitoxin system RelE/ParE family toxin, with protein MIYELEIVEEADLEIIDAYLYYESKKFGLGEKFLKELDQYFERICESPKHFEGKYKSYREAYIRKFPYLIIFEIEEQKVVVYSVFNTPQNPEKKPK; from the coding sequence ATGATTTACGAACTGGAAATTGTAGAAGAAGCAGATTTAGAGATTATTGATGCTTATTTGTATTACGAAAGCAAAAAGTTTGGATTGGGCGAGAAATTTTTGAAAGAACTGGATCAATATTTTGAAAGAATTTGTGAAAGCCCCAAACACTTCGAAGGTAAGTATAAAAGTTATCGTGAAGCCTACATTCGAAAGTTCCCATATCTGATCATTTTTGAAATTGAAGAACAAAAAGTTGTTGTTTATTCGGTTTTTAATACCCCACAAAATCCTGAAAAGAAGCCCAAATAA